The Peribacillus sp. FSL E2-0218 genome contains a region encoding:
- a CDS encoding four-carbon acid sugar kinase family protein, translating to MPAVPDERAVNELLADELLDFNKKIIVLDDDPTGVQTVHGISVYTDWSAESIESGFAERNSMFFVLTNSRGFTAAETERAHKEIAKVIQETAEKQNKEFIIISRGDSTLRGHYPLETEVLKNTLEAHSDMKFNGEVIMPFFKEGGRFTINNIHYVQDEDALVPAGETEFAKDRTFGFKASHLGDWAEEKSNGTFKADDAVYLSLESIRDLDFDKLVSQLMAVEDFNKIIVNAVEYVDAKVVVIALIRAIKAGKQFLFRSAAALTKIIGGIDDKPLLTKEELMKEDSGHGGLIMIGSHVKKTTEQFEALQTCDFIEFIEFDVHLVLHPNKFEAEIQRVIEASEQLIRKGKTVTVYTKRERLDLGENKKEEELKLSVKISDAVTSIVKQLEVRPSFIIAKGGITSSDIGTNGLGVKRATVAGQVKPGIPVWLTGGESKFPGMAYVIFPGNVGSKATLKEVAELMHQ from the coding sequence CTGCCGGCAGTTCCCGATGAACGGGCTGTTAATGAACTGCTCGCTGACGAATTGCTGGATTTCAATAAAAAAATCATCGTCCTGGATGATGATCCAACAGGTGTTCAAACGGTTCACGGTATATCCGTTTATACGGATTGGTCAGCTGAAAGTATTGAATCGGGATTCGCCGAGAGGAATTCGATGTTTTTCGTTTTGACCAATTCAAGGGGGTTTACAGCAGCGGAAACCGAACGGGCACATAAGGAAATAGCGAAGGTCATCCAGGAAACAGCGGAGAAGCAGAACAAAGAATTCATCATCATCAGTCGCGGGGATTCTACACTTCGTGGTCATTATCCTCTTGAAACGGAAGTATTGAAAAATACGCTTGAAGCACATTCAGACATGAAGTTTAATGGAGAAGTCATCATGCCCTTTTTCAAAGAAGGCGGCCGTTTCACGATCAATAACATTCATTACGTGCAGGATGAAGATGCGTTAGTGCCGGCTGGTGAAACCGAATTCGCGAAGGATCGGACATTCGGTTTCAAAGCATCACATCTTGGTGACTGGGCAGAAGAAAAGTCGAACGGGACATTTAAAGCGGATGATGCTGTATACCTGTCTCTAGAAAGTATCCGTGATCTTGATTTTGATAAATTGGTCAGTCAGTTAATGGCAGTTGAAGATTTCAATAAAATCATTGTTAATGCGGTTGAATATGTGGATGCAAAAGTGGTTGTGATTGCATTGATCCGAGCTATAAAGGCAGGCAAACAGTTCTTGTTCCGGAGTGCAGCGGCGTTAACAAAAATCATCGGGGGGATAGATGATAAACCCCTGCTAACGAAAGAAGAGCTAATGAAAGAAGATTCCGGTCACGGCGGTCTTATCATGATTGGCTCACATGTGAAAAAAACAACGGAACAGTTTGAAGCTCTTCAAACCTGTGATTTCATCGAGTTCATTGAATTCGATGTCCACCTCGTCCTGCATCCAAATAAGTTTGAGGCGGAAATTCAACGGGTCATTGAAGCGAGCGAGCAACTCATACGTAAAGGAAAAACGGTCACCGTATATACGAAGCGGGAGCGCCTCGACCTTGGGGAGAACAAAAAAGAAGAAGAATTGAAACTATCCGTGAAGATATCCGATGCAGTGACAAGCATAGTCAAGCAGCTTGAAGTACGTCCAAGCTTTATTATTGCCAAAGGCGGCATCACGTCAAGTGATATAGGGACGAATGGTCTTGGCGTAAAGCGGGCGACGGTAGCTGGTCAGGTAAAGCCTGGAATTCCAGTATGGTTGACAGGAGGCGAAAGCAAGTTTCCGGGAATGGCTTATGTGATTTTCCCTGGGAATGTTGGATCAAAAGCAACCTTAAAAGAAGTGGCAGAACTGATGCATCAATGA
- a CDS encoding gluconate:H+ symporter, with the protein MPILSICIGVALLLILMIALKLNAFISLLIVSLVVGILEGMTPIAAIESIQTGLGGTLGNLTIIIVFGAILGKLMTDSGGAQRIAMTLIKAFGKKRVQLAAVLTASVVGIALFFETGVVVLIPLVFTIAMAAGVPVLYIGMPVIAALITMHGFVPPHPGPTAVASVFDANLGKTLIYGVIIAIPAIIIGGPLFTKLFKKEDLEADIPKELFNPKEFKEEEMPRFATSLLTSLMPVILITVKVAVEIFMPESSIMPVVDFIGNPAVALLISVIIAIFTFGLNRGKKMNEIMKSFSESVSGIAMILLIIAGGGAFKQVLIDSHIDQYIAGIMAESTLSPLILTWLIAAILRVAIGSATVAGMTAAGIAAPLVAATGVSPELMVLAAGAGSITFSHVNDAGFWIYKEYFNLSIGKTIKTWSVMVTIISLVGLAGVLIINLFI; encoded by the coding sequence ATGCCGATACTTTCTATATGTATAGGGGTTGCCCTATTGCTAATATTAATGATTGCTTTGAAATTAAACGCTTTCATATCCTTGCTTATCGTTTCCTTGGTAGTAGGGATCTTGGAAGGAATGACACCAATTGCTGCAATTGAATCCATCCAAACTGGTTTGGGTGGAACGCTTGGAAATCTCACGATAATCATCGTGTTTGGGGCCATACTCGGTAAGTTGATGACTGATTCAGGCGGGGCCCAACGAATTGCAATGACACTAATCAAAGCATTTGGCAAAAAGCGAGTACAACTAGCCGCTGTTCTAACGGCTTCCGTCGTAGGGATCGCCCTTTTCTTTGAAACGGGAGTCGTCGTTTTGATTCCATTGGTATTTACGATTGCTATGGCAGCAGGAGTACCAGTATTGTATATCGGCATGCCCGTCATAGCCGCCCTTATCACGATGCATGGATTTGTTCCTCCACATCCAGGGCCAACGGCAGTTGCCAGTGTGTTTGATGCAAATTTGGGCAAGACCTTAATATATGGGGTCATCATCGCGATCCCAGCCATAATCATTGGCGGGCCATTATTCACGAAGTTGTTTAAGAAAGAAGACTTGGAAGCGGACATTCCAAAAGAGTTATTTAATCCTAAGGAGTTTAAAGAGGAAGAAATGCCACGGTTTGCAACAAGTCTTCTTACTTCCCTCATGCCAGTAATATTGATAACGGTCAAAGTAGCTGTAGAAATTTTCATGCCTGAATCATCGATCATGCCGGTTGTTGATTTCATCGGCAATCCGGCTGTGGCGCTTTTGATTTCTGTCATTATTGCCATTTTCACCTTTGGTCTTAATCGAGGGAAGAAAATGAATGAAATCATGAAATCCTTTTCCGAGTCCGTCAGCGGAATTGCAATGATTCTATTAATCATAGCTGGTGGCGGGGCGTTCAAACAAGTATTGATAGACAGTCATATCGATCAATATATTGCTGGCATCATGGCCGAATCAACGCTTTCACCATTGATCCTTACTTGGCTGATAGCGGCTATCCTAAGGGTGGCCATAGGGTCTGCTACAGTGGCCGGCATGACGGCAGCCGGAATTGCGGCACCTCTTGTTGCGGCCACAGGGGTAAGTCCAGAACTTATGGTTTTGGCTGCAGGTGCAGGAAGCATAACATTCTCCCATGTAAATGATGCAGGTTTTTGGATTTACAAGGAATATTTTAATCTATCAATAGGAAAGACCATTAAGACATGGTCCGTGATGGTCACCATCATTTCACTGGTGGGACTTGCCGGTGTACTCATCATCAATTTGTTCATATAA
- a CDS encoding IDEAL domain-containing protein, with amino-acid sequence MEKQLPGTSLEPEEMAEMVLKKALSDYRKAQIDKAIDDSLKNRDKDEFIRLTELLKSIS; translated from the coding sequence ATGGAGAAGCAATTGCCTGGAACATCACTGGAGCCTGAAGAGATGGCAGAAATGGTATTAAAAAAGGCTTTAAGCGATTATAGGAAAGCGCAAATCGATAAAGCGATCGATGACTCATTGAAGAATCGGGATAAAGATGAGTTCATCCGTTTAACTGAACTACTGAAGAGCATTTCATGA
- a CDS encoding antibiotic biosynthesis monooxygenase, translating to MFVQMRKTVVKEGNSDQVVKRFGAEGVIEKQEGFIDLSVLVKKVRRGDEEVIIMINWESEEHWKQWEKSEVHIAGHKANLGKPKPEYIVSSEGALYEVKAVKKAVK from the coding sequence GTGTTCGTTCAAATGAGAAAAACAGTGGTTAAAGAAGGTAATTCCGACCAAGTGGTAAAACGATTCGGTGCGGAAGGGGTCATAGAAAAGCAGGAGGGGTTCATTGATTTAAGCGTATTGGTGAAAAAGGTAAGACGAGGCGATGAAGAGGTCATCATCATGATCAATTGGGAATCGGAAGAGCACTGGAAGCAGTGGGAAAAGAGTGAAGTCCATATCGCGGGCCACAAGGCCAATCTTGGAAAGCCTAAACCTGAATATATCGTCAGTTCAGAAGGGGCATTATACGAAGTGAAAGCAGTTAAAAAGGCAGTGAAATGA
- a CDS encoding sigma 54-interacting transcriptional regulator, with protein MNDEMLEEELQKIIETSNNNILITDQDGIILYSNPKLWEIYGMKSDSYIGTSVHQLEKEGLLTPSINALVLKEKKAKRIMQQTKTGHVVMSTGYPIFNKEGSLARVISYGQDQTEILQLQDQFEHLQRKVKGYQTEVEDLREKELDHHDMIARSNETKHIVKTLHNVAKTDATILLLGPSGVGKSTFARAIHEQSNRKQEPFIEVNCSTIPDSLFESEIFGYEPGAFTGASKQGSQGLIEQADSGTLFLDEIGELPLAMQAKLLKVLQEKKLKRLGGKKENHINFRLVAATNQDLKKMVSEGRFRLDLFYRLNVIPIQIPALHERKEDIPLLIQHYLRKTNAKYHKSKKIHPSTYEVLTHYDWPGNIRELENLIERLILTIEETNIFPEHLPQSITGQIEQPEDSSLLEMNQKWEEKFDLKKTLEKIEIQLLAKALKQCKTTYELADHLGISQPTVIYKLKKYKKYFSC; from the coding sequence ATGAATGACGAAATGCTGGAGGAAGAATTACAAAAGATCATTGAAACCTCGAATAATAATATCCTCATCACCGATCAAGATGGAATCATTTTATATTCCAACCCAAAGCTGTGGGAGATTTACGGCATGAAAAGTGACTCTTATATCGGAACTTCCGTTCATCAATTAGAAAAAGAGGGCCTGCTCACACCTTCCATCAACGCGCTTGTATTAAAGGAAAAGAAGGCGAAACGGATCATGCAGCAAACAAAAACGGGTCATGTCGTCATGTCGACAGGCTATCCTATATTCAATAAGGAAGGCAGCCTCGCAAGGGTGATCAGCTATGGTCAAGATCAAACCGAGATCCTTCAATTGCAGGATCAATTTGAGCACTTGCAACGTAAAGTCAAAGGCTATCAGACGGAAGTCGAGGATTTAAGGGAAAAGGAACTCGATCACCATGATATGATCGCGAGGAGTAACGAAACGAAGCATATAGTAAAAACGCTTCATAATGTTGCGAAGACCGATGCCACGATTCTCTTATTGGGACCTTCAGGAGTAGGGAAAAGTACTTTCGCCCGTGCAATTCATGAGCAAAGTAACCGTAAGCAAGAGCCTTTCATTGAAGTCAATTGCAGCACGATACCTGATAGTTTGTTTGAATCGGAGATATTCGGCTATGAACCGGGAGCTTTTACAGGGGCAAGCAAGCAGGGGAGCCAGGGCCTGATTGAACAAGCTGACAGCGGAACCCTTTTCTTGGATGAAATCGGTGAACTTCCGCTTGCCATGCAAGCTAAATTACTGAAAGTGTTACAGGAAAAAAAGTTAAAGCGTCTTGGAGGGAAAAAGGAAAATCATATTAACTTCCGCCTTGTTGCCGCGACGAATCAAGATTTAAAGAAGATGGTAAGTGAAGGCAGGTTCAGGCTCGATTTGTTTTATCGATTGAATGTGATTCCCATCCAGATACCGGCATTGCATGAACGTAAAGAGGATATCCCTCTGTTAATACAGCATTACTTACGGAAAACCAATGCTAAATACCACAAATCCAAAAAAATACATCCATCAACCTATGAAGTGCTGACTCATTACGATTGGCCCGGAAATATACGTGAACTGGAAAATCTAATCGAACGACTGATCCTGACCATTGAGGAAACCAATATCTTTCCGGAACACTTGCCTCAATCCATCACAGGTCAAATCGAACAGCCTGAAGATTCCTCATTGCTGGAAATGAATCAGAAATGGGAAGAGAAATTCGATTTAAAGAAGACATTGGAAAAGATTGAAATCCAACTGCTAGCTAAAGCATTGAAGCAATGTAAAACCACTTATGAACTGGCAGATCACTTGGGCATCAGTCAGCCAACAGTCATCTATAAATTAAAGAAATACAAAAAATATTTTTCATGCTAA
- the speB gene encoding agmatinase: MMKYQPKDSFQSPRFCGVRTFMRLPFVEQVDEHMDFVIMGIPFDSGQSFRTGARFGPGAIRDFSILLRPYNPEQAINIFDYISGIDYGDIPVVPGYISETYKKIEDELTPVIEKGIVPISLGGDHSITLGELRAIVKKHGPVALLQFDAHSDTWDSYFEQKYNHGTVFRRAIEEGLIDVSRSLQIGMRGGLYGPEDLQDARDLGLAVYTTNDYKRNGVEKMLEIIHERVADGPVFLSFDIDFLDPVYAPGTGTPEVSGASIDDALAFVRGLTDIEFVGFDLVEVLPSYDHGQVTAAAAANIVYEFITLIALAKKGKRDKMGMIQDLEKQLNN, translated from the coding sequence ATGATGAAATATCAACCGAAAGACTCTTTCCAATCACCCCGTTTTTGTGGAGTGCGTACGTTTATGCGGCTTCCATTCGTTGAGCAGGTGGATGAACATATGGACTTTGTCATTATGGGAATTCCATTTGATTCCGGCCAATCATTTAGGACGGGGGCGAGATTCGGGCCAGGAGCCATTCGTGATTTTTCCATTCTATTACGTCCGTATAATCCAGAACAGGCTATTAATATTTTTGATTATATATCAGGAATCGATTATGGGGACATTCCCGTTGTTCCTGGCTATATATCTGAAACATATAAAAAAATAGAAGATGAGCTTACGCCAGTCATTGAAAAAGGAATCGTTCCGATATCACTGGGAGGCGACCATTCCATTACGCTAGGGGAGCTGCGTGCAATCGTAAAAAAACATGGACCCGTTGCCTTGCTGCAATTCGATGCTCACTCCGATACGTGGGATAGTTATTTCGAACAAAAGTATAATCACGGAACCGTTTTTCGCCGCGCTATAGAAGAAGGTCTCATCGATGTATCCCGCTCCCTTCAAATTGGCATGAGGGGAGGTTTGTACGGTCCGGAGGATTTGCAGGATGCCCGGGACTTGGGCTTGGCCGTATATACAACAAACGATTATAAACGGAACGGCGTCGAAAAGATGCTGGAGATCATCCATGAGCGTGTAGCGGATGGTCCGGTCTTTTTATCATTCGATATTGATTTTTTAGATCCGGTATATGCACCTGGCACAGGGACGCCAGAGGTTTCAGGGGCAAGCATTGATGATGCATTGGCGTTTGTCAGGGGCTTGACGGATATAGAATTCGTAGGCTTCGATCTTGTCGAGGTTTTACCCTCGTACGATCACGGACAAGTCACCGCAGCCGCAGCGGCCAACATTGTCTATGAATTCATCACGCTTATCGCACTCGCGAAAAAAGGAAAAAGAGATAAAATGGGGATGATCCAAGATTTGGAGAAGCAGCTGAACAACTAA
- a CDS encoding sodium:solute symporter, whose amino-acid sequence MDILDISIMILYFSVLIIVGVIGSKRAKTADEFIVAGRNLGHFMYLSCLAAVILGGASTLGTAKLGYQFGISGIWLVVMIGLGIIAIGLFLTNKIFDLKVLTISEMLEKRYNSQTRLLSALVSVIYTFMLTVTQVIGMGTILHVLAGWNLTVSMIVGGGIVLFYTILGGMWSVTMTDVIQFVIMTIGIFLIMLPMSISKAGGWGSLQENLPAAHFELGNIGGATIFQYFLLFTLGVVVGQDIWQRLFTARTKAISRSGTVGAGIYSIFYAIAISIIGMCAFIILPDLGDPQTAFTSIAMETLPAGLLGVVIASVVSALMSTASGTLLASSTLVVNDLIKKYIGPGMSERQFLKTSRITTLTIGVMAIIVSIWIQDILVALDVAYAILSGAVFFPIILGFFWKRVTANAAFYSILASMIVIIVGLVITGPSSTGPILYGLATSLVVITALTLLSPKNETLPKGDIKGKDIDIAN is encoded by the coding sequence ATGGATATTTTGGATATTTCAATCATGATTCTATATTTTTCTGTTTTAATCATTGTAGGGGTAATCGGATCCAAACGAGCAAAAACCGCGGATGAATTCATTGTAGCAGGGCGTAATCTAGGTCATTTCATGTATTTATCCTGTTTAGCGGCTGTGATATTAGGAGGAGCTTCTACTTTAGGAACGGCAAAATTAGGATATCAGTTTGGGATATCCGGCATTTGGCTGGTCGTGATGATCGGGCTCGGCATTATTGCCATCGGTCTGTTTTTAACGAATAAGATCTTTGATTTAAAAGTGCTGACAATCAGTGAAATGCTTGAAAAGCGTTACAATTCTCAAACACGCTTGCTCAGCGCCTTGGTCTCGGTCATCTATACCTTCATGCTGACCGTCACCCAAGTGATCGGGATGGGAACGATATTACATGTTTTGGCGGGCTGGAATTTGACGGTTTCCATGATTGTCGGAGGAGGGATCGTTCTATTTTATACAATATTAGGCGGAATGTGGTCGGTAACCATGACGGATGTGATCCAATTCGTCATCATGACAATCGGTATCTTCCTTATCATGCTTCCGATGAGCATTTCCAAGGCAGGAGGGTGGGGCTCACTACAAGAGAATCTCCCGGCAGCACATTTTGAATTAGGAAACATCGGCGGCGCGACGATCTTTCAATATTTTTTATTATTTACGTTAGGGGTGGTCGTGGGACAAGATATTTGGCAGCGTCTTTTTACGGCTCGAACGAAGGCCATCTCCCGCAGCGGAACGGTCGGGGCTGGGATATACAGCATTTTTTATGCCATTGCAATAAGTATCATTGGAATGTGCGCTTTTATTATCCTTCCTGATTTAGGCGACCCTCAAACTGCGTTTACAAGCATTGCGATGGAAACATTGCCTGCCGGGCTATTGGGAGTGGTCATTGCGAGTGTGGTTTCCGCCCTGATGTCCACGGCATCGGGAACATTGCTCGCTTCATCGACTTTGGTCGTCAATGACCTCATAAAAAAATATATCGGTCCAGGAATGAGCGAACGTCAATTTTTAAAAACATCTCGAATCACCACGTTAACGATTGGTGTTATGGCCATCATCGTTTCAATTTGGATTCAAGATATTTTAGTGGCATTGGATGTAGCCTACGCAATCTTATCGGGTGCCGTGTTCTTTCCGATCATTCTTGGCTTCTTTTGGAAGAGGGTCACGGCTAATGCTGCATTCTACTCCATTTTGGCCAGCATGATCGTCATCATCGTCGGATTGGTCATAACCGGGCCGTCCTCGACTGGACCGATCTTATATGGACTTGCTACCAGTTTGGTCGTCATCACTGCCCTTACGTTGCTAAGTCCCAAAAATGAAACCTTACCTAAAGGTGATATAAAGGGGAAAGACATAGATATTGCCAATTGA
- a CDS encoding class II aldolase/adducin family protein, translated as MTKTITLQPASFNTLEEERHHRKERLAASFRLFSKFGFDEGIAGHITVRDPKYTDHFWVNPFGMHFSQISVSDLILVNHKGDIVEGEHTVNGAAFAIHSEIHKARPDAIAAAHAHSIYGKTWSSLGRLLDPITQDSCQFYRDHALFDDFTGVVYATEEGKRIAQALGQYKAVILRNHGLLTVGQSVDSAAWWFITMERSCQAQIMAETAGKPIFIEEEYARLTAEQTGTEYEGWLSFQPLWDKIRNEQPDLLE; from the coding sequence ATGACAAAGACGATTACCCTGCAACCGGCTTCATTCAACACACTGGAGGAAGAGCGCCATCACCGGAAGGAACGGCTGGCAGCTTCCTTCCGCCTTTTTTCAAAGTTTGGCTTCGATGAAGGGATAGCAGGACATATCACGGTACGCGATCCGAAATATACTGACCATTTTTGGGTCAATCCGTTTGGGATGCACTTTAGCCAAATTTCCGTTTCAGATCTTATCTTGGTGAATCACAAAGGGGATATTGTGGAGGGGGAACATACTGTGAATGGCGCAGCTTTCGCAATTCATTCGGAAATTCATAAAGCGAGGCCGGACGCGATTGCAGCGGCACATGCTCATTCCATCTATGGAAAGACTTGGTCATCACTAGGGAGATTGCTCGACCCGATCACCCAGGATTCCTGCCAATTTTATAGAGATCATGCGTTATTCGATGATTTTACCGGTGTAGTCTATGCAACTGAAGAAGGAAAACGGATCGCTCAGGCGCTAGGACAATATAAAGCGGTCATCCTTCGCAACCATGGGCTGTTAACGGTTGGTCAATCTGTAGATTCAGCCGCTTGGTGGTTCATAACGATGGAACGATCATGTCAAGCTCAAATCATGGCCGAAACGGCAGGAAAGCCCATTTTCATTGAAGAGGAGTACGCAAGATTGACAGCAGAACAAACGGGGACGGAATACGAGGGGTGGCTTAGTTTTCAGCCCCTTTGGGATAAAATCAGAAATGAGCAGCCGGACTTATTGGAATGA
- a CDS encoding putative holin-like toxin — translation MGTFEVISLMLSFGMFVIAILDFKNHDKNP, via the coding sequence ATGGGTACTTTCGAAGTTATTTCCCTGATGCTTAGCTTTGGCATGTTTGTAATTGCTATTCTTGATTTTAAAAATCATGACAAGAATCCTTGA
- a CDS encoding TetR/AcrR family transcriptional regulator — protein sequence MEGKKNSKDILIEVASRLFRIRGYYGVGLKDIIEESGIPKGSLYHYFPKGKEQLAIEAVNHTKEIVIDEIERGFGEFKDPIEAIQAHIIHLSGLFGETENLLGLPIGTIAAETFTTSEPIRTACQEAMEDWQAIYVQKLLEANYSEKRSKELSIVINALIEGGILLSLTAKNGEPLKAIAEQIPLLLVTK from the coding sequence ATGGAAGGCAAAAAAAACTCAAAAGACATTCTTATTGAGGTTGCTTCACGACTTTTTCGAATACGCGGATATTATGGTGTTGGACTTAAAGACATCATAGAGGAAAGTGGGATTCCTAAAGGTTCTCTTTATCATTATTTCCCGAAAGGCAAGGAGCAATTGGCGATTGAAGCGGTCAATCATACAAAAGAAATTGTCATAGATGAAATTGAACGTGGATTTGGGGAGTTTAAAGACCCGATTGAAGCGATCCAGGCTCATATCATTCATTTATCCGGTCTTTTTGGCGAAACGGAAAATCTATTGGGACTGCCGATCGGGACGATAGCGGCGGAAACATTTACGACAAGCGAGCCGATAAGAACAGCCTGCCAAGAGGCGATGGAGGATTGGCAAGCCATTTATGTGCAGAAATTACTTGAGGCGAACTACAGTGAGAAACGATCAAAGGAATTGAGTATCGTCATTAATGCCTTAATTGAAGGTGGCATCCTTCTTTCTTTAACGGCGAAAAATGGGGAACCGCTAAAAGCGATAGCCGAACAAATCCCATTATTGTTGGTAACTAAATAA
- a CDS encoding MDR family MFS transporter gives MSTNATQQQRPAIRTTPILISFLIAGFIGLFSETALNMALGDLIQEFTISPSTVQWLTTGYLLTLGILVPVSGLLIQWFSTRQLFIAAMVFSIIGTFIAALAPGFGILMLARVIQAIGTGLLLPLMFNTILVIFPIHKRGATMGLMGLVIMFAPAIGPTVSGLIIENLKWNYIFWVSLPFFVIALLFGLKYMQNVSTITKPKIDVPSIILSTIGFGGIVYGFSIVGDQGWRDVIVLSSLIAGLISLFLFAVRQFNMDKPMIDLRVFKYPMFTLGVLTVFITFMIIMSSMILLPLYLQTGLALAAFAAGLVLLPGGVLNGIMSPITGRIFDKFGPRGLVIPGFIIMIAMLWALTNVTTETSIIWVVAMHTFLMIGVSMVMMPAQTNGLNQLPKNLYPDGTALMNTLQQVSGAIGTTVAITIMSASQKNYIANVKDPLDPSAISGSLTAGVQDAFIFGLALAIAGLILSFFIKTAREEEEQARI, from the coding sequence ATGTCCACAAATGCAACACAGCAGCAGCGTCCCGCCATAAGGACGACCCCCATTTTAATATCCTTTTTAATTGCAGGATTCATCGGGTTATTCAGTGAGACCGCCTTGAATATGGCGCTCGGGGACTTAATACAGGAGTTCACCATCAGCCCTTCCACCGTGCAATGGCTGACAACGGGTTACTTATTGACCTTGGGGATATTGGTTCCGGTTTCCGGGCTCTTGATTCAATGGTTCAGTACACGGCAGTTATTCATTGCAGCCATGGTGTTCTCCATCATCGGGACGTTCATTGCAGCGTTAGCACCTGGCTTCGGCATCCTGATGCTCGCACGTGTCATTCAAGCGATCGGGACCGGCCTTTTATTGCCGCTCATGTTCAATACCATTTTGGTGATATTCCCAATTCATAAACGGGGAGCAACGATGGGATTGATGGGGCTAGTGATCATGTTTGCACCAGCCATCGGTCCGACGGTTTCAGGCTTGATCATCGAAAATTTGAAATGGAACTATATATTCTGGGTATCTTTACCGTTTTTTGTAATAGCATTGCTCTTTGGTCTCAAGTATATGCAAAACGTTTCCACCATCACCAAGCCGAAAATCGATGTTCCTTCGATAATTTTATCGACAATCGGTTTTGGGGGGATCGTTTATGGTTTTAGTATTGTAGGAGATCAAGGCTGGAGGGATGTTATCGTCCTTTCCTCGCTCATTGCAGGTCTTATATCCTTATTTTTGTTTGCCGTAAGACAATTCAACATGGATAAACCGATGATCGACTTGCGCGTGTTTAAGTATCCCATGTTCACATTAGGGGTATTGACCGTTTTCATTACATTCATGATCATCATGTCTTCGATGATCCTTTTACCGCTATATCTGCAAACCGGGCTGGCGTTAGCCGCATTTGCCGCCGGGCTTGTACTTTTACCGGGCGGTGTGCTTAATGGTATCATGTCACCGATAACAGGCCGGATTTTTGATAAGTTCGGCCCAAGAGGCTTAGTGATTCCAGGCTTCATTATCATGATCGCCATGTTATGGGCCTTGACGAACGTAACGACTGAAACGTCCATCATCTGGGTAGTCGCCATGCATACCTTCCTCATGATTGGTGTTTCGATGGTCATGATGCCTGCCCAGACTAACGGGCTGAATCAACTGCCGAAAAATCTATATCCCGACGGCACGGCGCTCATGAATACGTTGCAGCAAGTATCGGGCGCCATTGGTACGACGGTTGCCATTACCATTATGTCAGCCTCCCAAAAAAACTATATCGCCAATGTGAAAGATCCATTGGATCCTTCAGCCATTAGCGGTTCTTTGACGGCAGGAGTTCAGGATGCCTTCATTTTCGGTCTTGCCCTTGCCATTGCCGGTTTGATACTTTCGTTCTTTATCAAAACGGCACGCGAAGAAGAAGAACAAGCACGAATCTAA